From Vicia villosa cultivar HV-30 ecotype Madison, WI unplaced genomic scaffold, Vvil1.0 ctg.000672F_1_1, whole genome shotgun sequence, the proteins below share one genomic window:
- the LOC131630311 gene encoding uncharacterized protein LOC131630311, with amino-acid sequence MPRSRYASDYTFSDVSSSRETLAGRQGLARDPMMRADSNVRQSGFTEYESSDSAASSEFSSTQVGSVNGTLPKSRAYMSAGYASSVPSRMNQQSSAEKNGRLSDDDDVPSAPPFCGSTQEIRPTNEQISTSTARSTPNKAESSTLKSVTRDKFEHHGDASSEKFVRPVTGSDGAASSNPQPPRLPTFHASSLGPWQAVIAYDACARLCLHAWAMQCMEAPMFLENECSLLRDAFGLRQVLLQPEEELLVKCNAELSSEGVVPKPKILIGKMKVQVRKVKRGVEPPTGCSMSTIVADKIKMESVRYKFSNLQSKISSGWHALRKVRFVPHLPANGSFTHKSLAYVHASTRYIQQVSGLLKVGVTTLRSNSSSYEVVQETFSSSLRLKSLAEEDAIKLHPGSAETHMFFPDSLGDDLIIEVQDSKGKHFGRVLVQVAAITDNQADKVRWWPIYREPDHELVGKIQLSITYTISADDNNHLKCGSVAETVAYDLVLEVAMKVQGFQQRNLLLDGPWKWLLTEFASYYGVSEIYTKLRYLSYVMDVATPTADCLNLVYTLLAPVIMKGNSKTSLSHQENRLLGENKEEIELILSLTFENYKSLDESCLSGIIEVFRPASDRAAPALEPAVKLYKLLHDILSPEAQTAFCHYFQVAAKKRARRHLSDTDEYITQNNEGCLMDHMTITIAYQKMKTLCTNLRNEIYTDIQIHNQNILPSFVDLPNLSASIYSTELCNRLRAFLISCPPTGPSSPVAELLIATSDFQRDLSAWNINPIKGGVDAKELFHLYILVWIQDKRQSLLESCRLDKVKWSGVRTQHSTTPFVDDMYERLKETLTDYEVIICRWPEYIMVLENAIADIEKAIVEALDKQYADVLAPLKENMNPKKFGLKYVQKLAKRSTCAYVVPDEVGILLNSLKRMLDTLRPRIESQFKSWGSCLPNPGNTAPGERLSEVTVMLRAKFRNYLQAIVEKLVENTKLQNATKLKKILQESKETVVESDLKGRMLPLKEQIASTISHIHSVCETHVFISIC; translated from the exons ATGCCACGATCTCGATATGCGAGTGATTACACGTTTTCTGATGTTAGTTCATCTCGAGAAACACTGGCAGGACGACAGGGATTGGCGAGGGATCCGATGATGAGAGCTGATTCTAATGTTAGGCAGAGTGGCTTCACCGAGTATGAATCGTCGGATTCGGCGGCCAGCTCAGAATTCTCGTCGACACAAGTAGGAAGTGTCAACGGCACTCTTCCGAAAAGTAGGGCTTATATGTCAGCTGGGTATGCTTCCAGTGTACCTTCAAGGATGAATCAACAAAGTTCTGCCGAAAAG AATGGAAGATTATCTGACGATGACGACGTTCCGAGTGCACCCCCATTTTGTGGTTCTACTCAAGAGATAAGACCAACTAATGAGCAAATTTCAACTTCTACAGCTCGTAGTACTCCAAATAAAGCAGAATCAAGTACCTTGAAATCTGTAACCAGGGATAAGTTTGAGCACCATGGAGATGCAAGCTCGGAAAAATTTGTTAG ACCTGTTACTGGTTCTGACGGTGCTGCATCTTCTAATCCACAACCACCCCGTCTTCCAACATTTCATGCAAG TTCTCTTGGACCATGGCAAGCAGTAATTGCATACGATGCTTGCGCGCGTCTTTGCCTTCATGCTTGGGCAATGCAATGTATGGAAGCTCCTATGTTCTTGGAAAATGAATGTTCTCTACTAAGGGATGCATTTGG ATTGCGACAAGTGCTACTTCAACCCGAAGAGGAATTATTGGTGAAATGCAATGCTGAGCTTTCCAGTGAGGGTGTTGTACCTAAACCAAAAATACTTATCGGCAAGATGAAGGTTCAAG TACGTAAAGTCAAAAGGGGTGTCGAACCTCCTACTGGCTGTAGCATGTCAACAATAGTGGCAGACAAAATTAAAATGGAATCTGTACGATATAAATTCTCAAATTTACAGTCAAAAATATCTTCTGGTTGGCACGCTCTTAGGAAAGTTCGCTTTGTACCACATTTGCCTGCTAATGGCTCCTTCACTCACAAAAGCTTGGCATATGTGCATGCTAGCACTCGCTATATACAGCAAGTCTCTGGACTCCTGAAAGTTGGTGTAACAACTTTACGGAGCAATTCATCATCCTATGAAGTTGTGCAAG AAACATTCTCGTCTTCTTTAAGACTGAAAAGCTTAGCTGAAGAAGATGCCATTAAGTTGCATCCTGGATCTGCTGAAACTCACATgtt CTTTCCAGATAGTCTTGGAGACGATTTGATTATCGAAGTTCAAGATTCTAAGGGAAAACATTTTGGCCGTGTTCTTGTCCAAGTGGCCGCCATAACTGATAATCAG GCTGACAAGGTACGTTGGTGGCCTATTTATCGTGAGCCAGATCATGAGCTTGTTGGCAAAATACAACTCTCTATAACTTATACTATAAGCGCAGATGACAATAATCATCTCAAG TGTGGTTCTGTAGCAGAGACAGTTGCATACGACTTAGTTTTAGAAGTTGCGATGAAAGTCCAAGGCTTCCAACAAAGGAACCTATTGCTAGATGGTCCATGGAAATGGCTCTTGACAGAGTTTGCTTCATACTATGGCGTATCCGAGATATATACCAAGCTGAG ATATCTATCGTATGTAATGGACGTAGCTACACCAACAGCCGATTGCCTTAACTTGGTATATACTCTGCTGGCACCTGTTATCATGAAGGGAAATAGCAAGACTTCTTTGAGTCATCAGGAG AATCGACTATTAGGAGAAAACAAGGAAGAAATTGAACTGATACTCTCACTAACTTTTGAGAATTACAAGTCACTTGATGAATCGTGTTTATCTGGTATCATCGAGGTTTTCAGACCAGCATCTGATCGTGCAGCACCTGCCTTAGAACCCGCCGTTAAACTTTACAAGCTTCTTCACGATATCCTATCTCCTGAGGCCCAGACTGCTTTCTGTCATTATTTCCAG GTTGCGGCGAAAAAGAGGGCTAGAAGACACCTTTCTGATACAGATGAATATATTACACAGAACAATGAAGGTTGTTTGATGGATCACATGACTATCACTATTGCTTACCAGAAGATGAAAACTCTATGCACAAATCTTAGGAATGAGATCTATACAGATATACAGATTCATAATCAAAATATACTTCCAAG CTTTGTAGACTTGCCAAATCTTTCTGCTTCCATATACAGCACAGAGCTTTGCAACAGATTACGAGCCTTCCTCATATCTTGTCCACCGACAGGCCCATCATCACCCGTAGCAGAACTTCTAATTGCTACATCAGATTTTCAAAGAGATCTTTCAGCCTGGAATATTAA TCCGATCAAAGGTGGAGTAGATGCAAAAGAGCTGTTCCATTTGTATATTCTTGTTTGGATCCAAGATAAACGCCAATCTTTGCTAGAGTCTTGCAGATTAGACAAG gtgaaGTGGTCTGGTGTTAGAACACAGCATTCTACTACTCCCTTTGTTGATGACATGTATGAGCGGCTGAAGGAGACATTGACTGACTATGAGGTCATCATTTGCCGTTGGCCGGAGTATATAATGGTTTTAGAAAAT GCAATAGCTGATATTGAAAAGGCCATTGTGGAAGCTTTAGATAAACAATATGCGGATGTATTAGCTCCTCTTAAAGAAAACATGAATCCGAAGAAATTTGGGCTGAAATATGTTCAGAAACTTGCAAAACGGTCTACATGCGCATACGTGGTTCCTGACGAG GTTGGAATTCTTTTGAATTCTTTGAAGAGAATGCTCGATACCCTGCGCCCTAGGATTGAATCGCAGTTCAAATCATGGGGCTCTTGCTTGCCAAATCCTGGAAATACAGCACCTGGTGAGCGACTCAGTGAAGTGACAGTGATGCTGAGAGCGAAGTTCCGAAACTACCTGCAGGCAATTGTAGAAAAACTTGTCGAGAAT ACAAAGTTACAGAATGCTACCAAGTTAAAAAAgattcttcaagaatccaagGAAACAGTGGTAGAGTCGGATTTAAAAGGTAGAATGCTGCCATTGAAAGAGCAGATAGCCAGTACCATAAGTCACATTCACAGTGTCTGCGAGACTCATGTTTTCATTTCCATCTGTTGA